The following coding sequences lie in one Psychrilyobacter atlanticus DSM 19335 genomic window:
- the purF gene encoding amidophosphoribosyltransferase, translated as MVVYNESEKMEEECGVFGIYSKEDKKDIAGLIYYGLCSLQHRGQESAGMSISKDEKIKTYKGQGLVSDVFSETTLKETVGNVGIGHVRYSTAGGSCEGNAQPLQRHSKLGDIAVAHNGNLINPMIIKELLEDAGVAFQTTTDSEVIINMMARRSKNGLKSTLVDTISAIKGSFALVIAVQNKLIGIRDPYGIRPLCMGKLEDGSIVLASESCALDSVGAELIRDINAGEIVIIDENGVEAINYNEQSHKAPCSFEHIYFARPDSVIDGLDVYKSRYETGVKLWEQGKIEADIVIGVPDSGLPAAQGYAIASGIPFVTGLVKNKYIGRTFIKPSQELRERAVRVKLNPIRSMIEGKRVVVIDDSLVRGTTSKKLIEMLRGAGATEVHFRSASPAVMHPCYFGVDIAYRKELLAAEMSVDEICEYIGADSLDFLKLDNLTNTLGSKSFCMGCFNGIYPMSTVANM; from the coding sequence ATGGTTGTATATAATGAATCAGAGAAGATGGAAGAAGAATGTGGTGTATTTGGAATTTATTCCAAAGAAGATAAAAAAGACATAGCAGGACTTATCTACTATGGGTTGTGTTCATTACAGCACAGAGGACAAGAAAGTGCAGGAATGAGTATATCTAAAGATGAAAAGATAAAAACCTATAAGGGCCAGGGACTGGTTTCAGATGTATTCTCAGAAACAACTTTAAAAGAAACGGTAGGAAATGTAGGGATAGGTCATGTTAGATACTCTACAGCTGGTGGATCATGTGAGGGGAATGCACAGCCACTCCAAAGACATTCTAAATTAGGAGATATAGCTGTGGCTCACAATGGAAACCTTATCAACCCTATGATAATCAAAGAATTATTGGAAGATGCAGGGGTGGCATTCCAAACTACTACCGATTCAGAAGTTATTATAAATATGATGGCTAGAAGGTCTAAAAACGGATTGAAGTCAACATTGGTAGATACCATATCAGCTATAAAGGGATCTTTTGCTCTAGTAATAGCTGTACAAAATAAATTGATTGGAATAAGAGATCCATATGGGATTAGACCACTCTGCATGGGTAAGTTAGAGGATGGAAGTATTGTACTGGCATCTGAATCATGCGCTTTAGACTCTGTAGGAGCAGAATTAATAAGAGACATAAATGCAGGGGAGATAGTAATAATAGATGAAAATGGTGTAGAAGCGATCAACTATAACGAACAATCTCACAAAGCACCTTGCTCATTTGAACATATTTATTTCGCTAGACCAGATTCTGTGATAGATGGATTGGATGTATATAAAAGCAGATATGAAACAGGGGTAAAACTATGGGAACAGGGGAAGATCGAAGCAGATATTGTTATAGGTGTCCCGGATTCCGGGCTGCCGGCAGCTCAAGGATATGCAATAGCTTCAGGGATACCATTTGTGACTGGGTTAGTAAAAAATAAATATATAGGTAGGACATTTATAAAACCATCTCAGGAACTTCGTGAAAGAGCTGTAAGGGTAAAATTGAATCCAATTAGATCTATGATAGAGGGGAAAAGAGTTGTAGTAATAGATGATTCATTGGTTCGTGGGACCACAAGTAAAAAATTAATAGAGATGTTGAGGGGTGCAGGAGCTACAGAGGTTCACTTTAGATCTGCCAGCCCAGCAGTGATGCACCCATGTTATTTTGGTGTAGATATAGCATATAGGAAGGAACTTTTAGCTGCAGAGATGTCTGTAGATGAGATATGTGAATATATCGGTGCAGATAGTCTGGATTTTTTAAAGTTAGATAATTTAACTAATACTTTGGGAAGTAAAAGTTTCTGTATGGGATGTTTTAACGGAATATATCCCATGTCTACAGTAGCGAATATGTAG
- the purM gene encoding phosphoribosylformylglycinamidine cyclo-ligase, producing MSTISYKDAGVNKEEGYKSVGLMKDLVKKTHNKSVLTGLGSFGAMYQLGQMKDPILVSGTDGVGTKLEIAFKTKTYDTVGIDCVAMCVNDVLCHGAKPLFFLDYMACGKLDADVAATLVSGITEGCLQSDAALVGGETAEMPGFYKDGDYDIAGFTVGVVEKEDLIDGSKIEEGDTIIALPSSGVHSNGFSLVRKLVTDYDTKYEDKTIGEELLTPTRIYVKPILELIKKHRINGLAHMTGGGIIENLPRVIPAGLEAIVDKSAIKILPIFKYLMSLGVDESEMWGTFNMGVGFVIIANSSERDGIIKTLEELGEAPYEIGTISKGDNGICLR from the coding sequence ATGTCAACAATTTCATATAAAGATGCAGGGGTAAATAAGGAAGAGGGATACAAGTCAGTAGGACTAATGAAGGATTTAGTAAAGAAAACACATAATAAAAGTGTACTTACCGGCTTAGGCAGCTTTGGTGCAATGTATCAATTGGGACAAATGAAAGACCCAATATTAGTATCTGGAACAGATGGTGTAGGAACTAAATTGGAGATAGCATTCAAAACTAAAACCTATGACACTGTAGGAATTGATTGTGTGGCTATGTGTGTAAACGATGTATTGTGTCATGGAGCTAAACCACTATTTTTCTTAGATTATATGGCTTGTGGAAAGTTAGATGCAGATGTCGCGGCGACACTTGTAAGCGGAATAACAGAAGGTTGTTTACAGTCTGATGCGGCATTGGTTGGTGGAGAGACAGCAGAGATGCCTGGATTTTATAAAGATGGAGATTATGATATAGCCGGATTTACAGTGGGAGTAGTTGAAAAAGAAGATCTTATAGATGGATCGAAGATAGAAGAGGGAGATACAATCATAGCATTGCCTTCATCAGGGGTGCACAGTAATGGATTTTCACTGGTAAGAAAATTAGTAACTGACTATGATACTAAATATGAGGATAAAACAATAGGAGAGGAACTGCTTACTCCTACAAGAATATATGTAAAACCTATCTTAGAACTTATTAAAAAGCATAGGATAAACGGTCTGGCTCACATGACTGGTGGGGGAATAATTGAAAATTTACCTAGAGTAATACCAGCAGGATTAGAAGCTATCGTTGATAAATCAGCAATAAAGATACTTCCTATCTTTAAATATCTAATGTCACTGGGAGTAGATGAATCTGAGATGTGGGGAACATTTAACATGGGAGTAGGATTTGTAATAATAGCTAATTCTAGTGAAAGAGATGGAATAATCAAAACTTTGGAGGAGCTTGGAGAGGCTCCATATGAGATAGGAACTATATCTAAGGGAGATAATGGAATATGTTTAAGATAG
- the purN gene encoding phosphoribosylglycinamide formyltransferase, with protein MFKIAVLISGGGSNLQSIIDTVSTSKVEYEISCVIADRECYGIERAKQNNIVTKIFDRKVLKKDISKKIDGYLGDHVDLVVLAGFLSILDEEFINNRKGRIINIHPSLLPKFGGPGMFGMRIHRAVIDAKESESGCTVHYVDAGIDTGEIIEQINVKVDPKDTAEILQKKVLVEEHKLLPKAIEQVLYNLK; from the coding sequence ATGTTTAAGATAGCAGTTTTAATATCAGGTGGTGGAAGTAATTTACAATCCATAATTGATACTGTCTCTACATCAAAAGTAGAATATGAGATATCATGCGTTATAGCAGATAGGGAATGTTATGGTATTGAAAGGGCAAAACAAAATAATATAGTGACAAAAATATTTGATAGAAAGGTATTAAAAAAAGATATTTCTAAAAAGATAGATGGATATTTAGGAGATCACGTAGATCTAGTGGTTTTAGCAGGATTTTTATCGATCCTGGATGAAGAATTTATAAATAATAGGAAGGGGAGGATAATAAATATCCATCCTTCCCTCCTGCCTAAATTTGGTGGGCCTGGAATGTTTGGGATGAGAATTCACCGGGCAGTAATAGATGCTAAAGAATCTGAATCCGGCTGTACAGTTCACTATGTAGATGCAGGTATAGATACAGGAGAGATAATAGAGCAAATAAATGTAAAAGTTGACCCAAAAGATACCGCAGAGATTTTACAAAAGAAAGTATTGGTGGAAGAGCATAAATTGTTGCCAAAGGCTATTGAGCAGGTACTATATAATTTAAAATAA
- the purH gene encoding bifunctional phosphoribosylaminoimidazolecarboxamide formyltransferase/IMP cyclohydrolase, translating to MKRALISVFDKTGIVEFANFLISQGVEIISTGGTYRHLKENNIAVLDVAEVTQAEEMLNGRVKTLHPIIHGGILAVRDNEEHMKTLEEREITTIDMVIVNLYPFFKEVQNDISFEAKVEFIDIGGPTMLRSAAKSFKDVVVISNTSDYNVVKEEMKAGEVTFETKKRLAGKVFNLTSAYDAAISNFLLEGEMPEYLSTSYVKKMDLRYGENPHQNSAYYVSTTENGAMKDFEQLNGKELSFNNIRDMDVAWKVANEFEVPACCGLKHSTPCGVGIAENIYDSYMKAYDCDPISIFGGIVAFNKKVDGKTAEELKKIFLEIVIAPDFTEEALTILKAKKNLRIIKAYQKPCDKIEYVKVDGGILVQDRDTAFSDDFKVVTEKSPTESEMTDLVFGMKVVKHVKSNAIVVVKDGMAKGIGTGETNRIWATKQAIERAGDGAILASDAFFPFRDVVDACAAAKIGGIAQPGGSIRDQESIDACNEHGISMVLTGIRHFKH from the coding sequence GTGAAAAGAGCATTGATATCAGTTTTTGATAAAACAGGAATAGTGGAATTTGCAAATTTTTTAATATCGCAAGGGGTGGAGATAATCTCTACAGGTGGAACCTACAGACATTTAAAGGAAAATAATATAGCTGTATTAGATGTAGCAGAAGTAACACAGGCAGAAGAGATGTTAAATGGAAGGGTAAAAACTCTGCACCCAATCATCCATGGGGGTATCTTGGCTGTTAGAGATAATGAGGAGCACATGAAAACTTTAGAGGAGAGAGAAATTACTACAATAGATATGGTAATAGTTAATTTATATCCATTCTTTAAAGAGGTACAAAATGATATTTCATTTGAAGCGAAGGTAGAATTCATAGATATCGGCGGGCCTACAATGCTCAGATCTGCTGCTAAGTCATTTAAAGATGTAGTGGTAATTTCTAATACTTCTGATTACAATGTAGTAAAGGAAGAGATGAAAGCAGGAGAGGTCACTTTCGAAACTAAGAAGAGGCTGGCAGGAAAAGTATTTAATCTGACATCAGCCTATGATGCAGCTATATCTAACTTCTTATTAGAAGGAGAGATGCCGGAATATTTGAGTACATCTTATGTTAAGAAGATGGATTTAAGATATGGTGAAAACCCACATCAAAATTCTGCTTACTATGTATCTACAACTGAAAATGGAGCTATGAAAGATTTTGAACAATTAAATGGAAAGGAGTTATCTTTTAATAATATAAGAGATATGGATGTGGCATGGAAAGTAGCCAATGAATTTGAAGTACCTGCATGCTGTGGTCTGAAACATTCAACACCTTGCGGGGTTGGAATTGCAGAAAATATCTATGATTCATATATGAAGGCATATGACTGTGATCCTATTTCTATATTTGGAGGGATAGTAGCTTTTAACAAGAAGGTAGATGGTAAAACAGCTGAGGAGTTAAAGAAAATATTCTTGGAAATAGTAATTGCTCCTGACTTTACAGAGGAAGCGTTAACAATATTAAAGGCAAAGAAAAACTTAAGAATAATAAAGGCATATCAAAAACCATGTGATAAGATAGAGTATGTAAAGGTAGATGGTGGTATCTTAGTACAGGACAGGGATACTGCATTCTCTGATGATTTTAAAGTAGTAACTGAAAAATCTCCTACAGAATCAGAGATGACAGACTTAGTGTTTGGAATGAAGGTAGTAAAACATGTGAAGTCCAATGCCATAGTAGTAGTAAAAGATGGGATGGCTAAGGGGATAGGAACTGGAGAAACCAATAGAATATGGGCTACAAAACAAGCTATTGAAAGAGCCGGAGATGGTGCAATCTTAGCATCAGATGCATTTTTCCCATTCAGAGATGTAGTGGATGCCTGTGCAGCAGCAAAAATTGGCGGGATAGCCCAGCCTGGTGGATCAATAAGAGATCAAGAATCTATAGATGCATGTAACGAACATGGGATATCTATGGTACTTACAGGGATAAGACATTTTAAACATTAA
- the purD gene encoding phosphoribosylamine--glycine ligase — protein sequence MKILIIGSGGREHAIAWKFAQNNKVEKIYVAPGNAGTELMERCENIDLSNIEEMVEFASKNKVELTMVGSEELLVEGIVDKFEEKGLIVFGPDKKSAILEGSKAYSKDFMKKYGVKTAAYEIFTDYDSAIKYLDEIEYPTVVKASGLAAGKGVIIAQNKGEAVEAVRDMMLDHKFSEAGSEIVIEEFLVGVEASILSITDGNTIVPFISAKDHKKIGEGETGLNTGGMGVIAPNPYVTSEIMNGFIDDIMTPTLEGLKAEKMKFNGVIFFGLMITEKGVYSLEYNMRLGDPETQAVLPLMENDFLEILEMCIEGNLDKVEMNWKDASACCVVGVSGGYPESYNKGYEIEGISNVDDLVFIAGAKLEEDKLLTNGGRVINIVSLGENLKIACKNTYSSIDKVNFEGIYCRRDIGKIDEL from the coding sequence ATGAAAATTTTAATTATAGGTAGTGGCGGTCGTGAACATGCTATTGCATGGAAATTTGCTCAAAACAATAAGGTAGAAAAAATATATGTAGCCCCAGGAAATGCCGGGACGGAACTAATGGAAAGATGTGAAAACATAGATCTATCCAATATCGAAGAGATGGTAGAGTTTGCATCAAAGAATAAAGTAGAACTCACCATGGTAGGATCTGAGGAGCTATTAGTAGAAGGAATAGTAGATAAATTTGAAGAAAAAGGATTGATTGTATTTGGTCCAGATAAAAAATCTGCAATCTTAGAGGGAAGCAAAGCCTACTCTAAAGATTTTATGAAAAAATATGGTGTAAAAACAGCTGCCTATGAGATCTTTACCGATTATGATAGTGCTATAAAGTATCTGGATGAGATAGAATACCCGACTGTGGTAAAAGCCAGTGGTTTAGCTGCAGGAAAGGGTGTAATCATAGCTCAAAATAAAGGTGAGGCAGTGGAAGCAGTAAGAGATATGATGTTAGATCATAAATTTAGTGAAGCTGGATCTGAGATAGTTATAGAGGAATTCCTTGTAGGAGTAGAAGCTTCTATCCTGTCTATCACCGATGGTAATACCATAGTACCGTTTATATCCGCTAAGGATCATAAAAAGATCGGTGAAGGAGAAACAGGTTTAAATACAGGAGGGATGGGGGTAATAGCTCCTAATCCATATGTGACATCTGAAATAATGAATGGTTTTATCGATGATATTATGACTCCTACTTTGGAAGGATTAAAGGCAGAGAAGATGAAGTTTAACGGTGTTATATTCTTTGGATTGATGATAACGGAAAAAGGAGTCTACTCATTAGAATATAATATGAGATTGGGAGATCCTGAAACTCAAGCTGTGTTGCCACTTATGGAAAATGATTTCTTAGAAATTTTAGAGATGTGTATAGAGGGGAATTTGGATAAAGTTGAGATGAATTGGAAAGATGCTTCAGCCTGTTGTGTTGTAGGAGTATCTGGGGGATACCCTGAAAGTTATAACAAGGGATATGAGATAGAAGGTATTTCAAATGTAGATGATCTGGTATTTATTGCAGGAGCTAAATTGGAGGAAGACAAACTCTTGACCAATGGTGGACGTGTAATAAATATAGTCAGTTTAGGAGAAAATTTAAAAATCGCTTGTAAAAACACATACAGTTCCATAGATAAGGTAAACTTTGAAGGGATCTATTGTAGGAGAGACATTGGAAAGATAGATGAACTATAG
- a CDS encoding class I SAM-dependent DNA methyltransferase, which translates to MEIQNNKEYFNSNVDKWIDYLTDDRIFAIKESLKLMNVDKEKSILEIGAGTGTFYSFLDFNKSENYLGVDISEQMLGEFKKRFSEAETCCMNFEKKVNLDRKFDIIVLFDSIPHFERLDLLFENAAGLLNKGGVFYIIHSKTRNQLKEHHKKINYSLNRDAIPNDMTLKKECLKLNFEDIVIKDEKFFFFSCQK; encoded by the coding sequence ATGGAAATTCAGAATAATAAAGAATATTTTAATAGCAATGTAGATAAATGGATTGATTATCTAACCGATGATAGAATCTTTGCGATAAAAGAAAGTTTAAAATTAATGAATGTTGATAAGGAAAAGAGTATTTTAGAAATTGGTGCAGGTACGGGGACTTTTTATTCTTTTTTAGATTTTAATAAATCGGAAAACTACCTGGGAGTAGATATCTCAGAACAAATGTTAGGAGAGTTTAAAAAAAGGTTTTCTGAAGCTGAGACCTGCTGTATGAACTTTGAAAAAAAGGTTAATTTAGATAGAAAGTTTGATATTATTGTATTATTTGACAGCATTCCTCATTTTGAAAGATTAGATCTTCTATTTGAAAATGCCGCGGGACTCCTAAACAAGGGAGGAGTTTTTTATATAATACATTCTAAAACAAGAAATCAATTGAAGGAACACCATAAAAAAATAAATTACAGTCTAAATAGAGATGCAATCCCTAACGACATGACCTTGAAAAAAGAGTGTTTAAAATTAAATTTTGAAGATATCGTAATAAAAGATGAAAAATTCTTCTTTTTTAGCTGTCAAAAATAA
- a CDS encoding alanine/glycine:cation symporter family protein, with translation MDTLNFFQAINNFVWGPPLLILLVGTGVYLTVRLGLLQIFKLPLALKYLFVKDSDDSGEGDVSSFAALCTALAATIGTGNIVGVATAIRLGGPGALFWMWMAAFFGMATKYSEGLLAIKYRTKDENGQQAGGPMYYLEGGLKNKKLGKILAKSFAVFGIGVAFFGIGTFAQVNAIVTGVSGGFGVPRIIVAVLLTLSVAAVTVGGIKSISRVSEIVVPFMALFYVFGATIILLMDRSATAAAFNLVISSAFNGHAAVGGFAGAGVALALKAGVARGVFSNESGLGSAPIASAAARTNSCVRQGLISMTGTFFDTIVVCTMTGLVLISSGFWNHANLAGAEVTNAAFNNLLTFGGIGGLIVNIGIIFFAFTTILGWNYYGERCTVYLCGVKGIKYFKAIFIFLIAIGPFIRLELIWVVADIVNGLMAIPNLIGLIALSGVIIKETKDYFEELKVKEKKTKTV, from the coding sequence ATGGATACACTTAATTTTTTTCAAGCAATAAATAACTTTGTATGGGGACCACCGCTACTAATACTATTGGTAGGAACAGGTGTTTATCTAACGGTTCGACTGGGATTACTACAAATTTTCAAACTTCCCCTGGCACTGAAATATCTTTTTGTAAAAGATAGCGATGATTCTGGTGAGGGAGACGTAAGTAGTTTTGCTGCACTTTGTACGGCACTAGCAGCAACTATTGGTACTGGAAATATTGTAGGAGTAGCAACTGCAATTAGATTAGGAGGACCAGGAGCATTATTCTGGATGTGGATGGCGGCATTCTTTGGAATGGCAACGAAATATTCAGAGGGACTTTTAGCCATCAAATACAGAACAAAAGATGAGAATGGACAACAAGCTGGAGGGCCCATGTATTATTTAGAAGGGGGGCTTAAAAATAAAAAGCTTGGTAAGATATTAGCAAAATCTTTTGCTGTATTTGGAATAGGAGTTGCATTCTTCGGGATCGGAACTTTTGCTCAAGTAAACGCCATCGTTACAGGAGTAAGTGGGGGATTTGGAGTTCCAAGAATAATAGTTGCAGTACTGTTAACACTTAGTGTAGCTGCTGTAACTGTAGGAGGGATCAAAAGTATCTCTCGAGTTTCAGAGATTGTAGTTCCATTTATGGCTCTATTTTATGTCTTTGGAGCGACAATAATACTTCTTATGGATAGAAGTGCTACTGCAGCTGCATTTAATTTAGTTATCAGTAGCGCATTTAATGGCCATGCTGCTGTAGGAGGATTTGCAGGTGCAGGAGTAGCTCTAGCATTAAAAGCAGGAGTAGCTAGGGGAGTTTTCTCTAACGAATCTGGTTTAGGATCAGCTCCTATTGCATCTGCTGCTGCAAGAACAAATTCTTGTGTAAGACAAGGACTAATCTCTATGACTGGGACGTTCTTTGATACTATTGTAGTTTGTACTATGACAGGTCTTGTACTTATTTCTTCTGGATTTTGGAATCATGCAAATCTTGCTGGAGCAGAAGTTACCAACGCCGCGTTTAATAACCTTCTTACATTTGGAGGTATTGGTGGTCTTATTGTCAACATTGGTATTATTTTCTTTGCCTTCACTACAATCCTTGGTTGGAATTACTATGGTGAAAGATGTACTGTATATCTTTGTGGTGTAAAAGGAATAAAATATTTTAAAGCAATCTTTATTTTCTTGATTGCTATAGGACCATTTATCAGATTAGAACTCATTTGGGTTGTAGCTGATATAGTTAATGGACTTATGGCTATACCAAACTTAATTGGTTTAATCGCTCTTAGTGGAGTAATTATAAAAGAAACGAAAGATTATTTTGAGGAATTAAAGGTAAAAGAAAAAAAGACAAAAACGGTTTAG